In Eschrichtius robustus isolate mEscRob2 chromosome 2, mEscRob2.pri, whole genome shotgun sequence, a single window of DNA contains:
- the PEAK3 gene encoding LOW QUALITY PROTEIN: protein PEAK3 (The sequence of the model RefSeq protein was modified relative to this genomic sequence to represent the inferred CDS: inserted 6 bases in 4 codons; deleted 1 base in 1 codon; substituted 1 base at 1 genomic stop codon), whose protein sequence is MSNPEPPTETPGANAPTWPTQPTYSNLGEVRARLLPSKFCCSRTSERPATDPQPLPKKTLTRAQSLPTHKSPSPGPTRAGQPQKPLLGSRSVDESQAGDDRAGTACPPAELPFFSLDTELGLSLRXALEARQLEGLRAVYARLHARLLGGLPGPCRPGRRLRLLDSSPCVESXDALYYRLVRRDKEAWHLLAANVPKPGADEPHPCGLGPQASLAPHFNLQELCGLAPEGALPKTPWSRPVALAAEVPELTVVQWLVETGAQPPEEFAXAVALLLLQXLERPEAQAAALAELRPENLLLAAPRGCSAARPQRLLLVDFGCGPPRPPGXAHAQQLGRPLRELLGPGAPLATSLSVGLEHLAAQLARARPSAAGMRGALQVLLWGPRSELRGHGAPLGSWLRMHHALLVLHLAERAMGGEVPSLEDWLCCEYLAKATEDSLYLALELLWN, encoded by the exons ATGAGCAACCCAGAGCCACCCACCGAGACCCCCGGGGCCAACGCCCCGACCTGGCCGACCCAGCCCACGTACAGCAACCTTG GTGAGGTCCGTGCCCGCCTGCTGCCCTCCAAGTTCTGCTGCTCACGGACATCTGAGCGCCCCGCTACTGACCCGCAGCCCCTACCCAAGAAGACCCTGACCAGGGCCCAGTCGCTGCCCACCCACAAgtcccccagccccggccccacTCGAGCAGGGCAGCCTCAGAAGCCCCTTCTGGGATCCCGCAGTGTGGACGAGAGCCAGGCAGGCGACGACAGGGCGGGGACAGCCTGTCCCCCTGCAGAGCTGCCCTTCTTCTCGCTGGACACCGAGCTGGGCCTCTCCCTCCG CGCGCTGGAGGCCCGGCAGCTGGAGGGCCTCCGCGCCGTGTACGCCCGGCTGCACGCCCGGCTCCTGGGGGGCCTCCCGGGCCCCTGCCGCCCCGGCCGCCGCTTACGCCTCCTGGACAGCTCGCCCTGCGTGGAGAGCTGAGACGCCCTCTACTACCGCTTGGTGCGGAGGGACAAGGAGGCGTGGCACCTCCTGGCTGCCAAC GTGCCCAAGCCAGGAGCTGACGAGCCCCACCCGTGTGGCCTAGGGCCGCAGGCCTCGCTGGCCCCG CATTTCAACCTCCAGGAGCTGTGTGGTCTGGCGCCCGAGGGCGCACTTCCCAAGACGCCCTGGAGCAGACCCGTGGCGCTGGCGGCGGAGGTGCCGGAGCTCAcggtggtccagtggcttgtgGAGACAGGCGCGCAGCCGCCCGAGGAGTTCG AGGCCGTGGCCCTACTGCTCCTGC CCCTGGAGCGCCCGGAGGCGCAGGCTGCGGCCCTGGCCGAGCTGCGGCCCGAGAACCTGCTGCTGGCGGCACCGCGGGGCTGCTCAGCCGCCAGGCCCCAGCGCCTGCTGCTGGTGGACTTCGGCTGCGGCCCCCCGCGACCCCCCGG CGCCCACGCGCAGCAGCTGGGCCGCCCACTCCGAGAGCTGCTTGGCCCGGGCGCGCCCTTGGCCACGTCCTTGTCCGTGGGCCTGGAGCACCTGGCGGCCCAGCTGGCCCGCGCGCGGCCCTCGGCGGCCGGGATGCGCGGCGCATTGCAGGTGCTGCTCTGGGGGCCCAGGTCCGAGCTGCGTGGCCACGGAGCCCCGCTGGGGTCCTGGCTGCGGATGCACCACGCGCTGCTGGTCCTGCACCTAGCCGAGCGGGCCATGGGTGGGGAGGTGCCCAGCTTGGAAGACTGGCTGTGCTGTGAATACTTGGCCAAGGCCACCGAGGACTCCTTGTACCTCGCCCTGGAGCTGCTGTGGAACTGA
- the LINGO3 gene encoding leucine-rich repeat and immunoglobulin-like domain-containing nogo receptor-interacting protein 3 — translation MTCWLCVLSLQLLLLPAAPPPAGGCPARCECTAQMRAVACPRRRLTAVPDGIPAETRLLELSRNRIRCLNPGDLAALPLLEELDLSENVIAHVEPGAFANLPRLRVLRLRSNLLKLIPPGVFTHLDNLTLLDLSENKLVILLDYTFQDLHSLRRLEMGDNDLVFISRRAFAGLLALEELTLERCNLTALSGESLGHLRGLGALRLRHLAIAALEDQNFQRLPGLLHLEIDNWPLLEEVAAGSLRGLNLTSLSVTHTNITAVPAAALRHQAHLTCLNLSHNPISTVPRGSFRDLVRLRELHLAGALLAVVEPQAFLGLRQIRLLNVSNNLLSTLEESTFHSVNTLETLRVDGNPLACDCRLLWIVQRRKTLNFDGRLPACATPAEVRGDALRNLPDSVLFEYFVCRKPKIRERRLQHVTAAAGDDVRFQCRAEGEPAPTVAWVTPRHRAVTAASAGRARVLPGGTLQIRDARPGDSGTYTCVASNAGGNDTYFATLSVQPEPAANRTPGEGRNDTQAAARFPLDLTTILVSTAMGCITFLGVVLFCFLLLFVWSRGRGQHKNNFSVEYSFPKVDGPAAATGQGGARKFNMKMI, via the coding sequence ATGACCTGCTGGCTGTGTGTCCTGAGCCTGCAGCTCCTGCTTCtgcccgcggccccgccccccgcTGGGGGCTGCCCGGCCCGCTGCGAGTGTACAGCGCAGATGCGCGCGGTAGCCTGTCCCCGGCGCCGGCTGACCGCGGTGCCCGACGGCATCCCGGCCGAGACGCGCCTGCTAGAGCTCAGCCGCAACCGCATCCGCTGCCTGAACCCGGGCGACCTGGCCGCCCTGCCGCTGCTGGAGGAGCTGGACCTGAGCGAGAACGTGATCGCGCACGTGGAGCCTGGCGCCTTCGCCAACCTGCCGCGTCTGCGAGTGCTGCGCCTCCGCAGCAACCTGCTGAAGCTCATCCCGCCCGGCGTCTTCACGCACCTGGACAACCTCACGCTGCTGGACCTGAGCGAGAACAAGCTGGTCATCCTCCTGGACTACACCTTCCAGGACCTGCACAGCCTCCGCCGGCTGGAGATGGGCGACAACGACCTGGTGTTCATCTCGCGTCGGGCCTTCGCGGGGCTGCTGGCGCTTGAGGAGCTGACCCTGGAGCGCTGCAACCTGACGGCGCTGTCGGGCGAGTCGCTGGGCCACCTGCGGGGCCTGGGAGCCCTGCGGCTGCGGCACCTGGCCATCGCCGCCCTGGAGGATCAGAACTTCCAGCGGCTCCCGGGCCTGCTGCACCTGGAGATCGACAACTGGCCGCTGCTGGAGGAGGTGGCCGCCGGCAGCCTGCGGGGGCTCAACCTGACCTCGCTGTCTGTCACGCACACCAACATCACCGCCGTGCCGGCCGCCGCCCTGCGCCACCAGGCCCACCTCACCTGCCTCAATCTCTCGCACAACCCCATCAGCACGGTGCCGCGAGGGTCCTTCCGCGACCTGGTGCGCCTGCGTGAGCTGCACCTGGCCGGGGCCCTGCTGGCCGTGGTGGAGCCGCAGGCTTTCCTGGGGCTGCGGCAGATCCGCCTACTCAACGTCTCTAACAACCTGCTGTCCACGCTGGAGGAGAGCACCTTCCACTCGGTCAACACGCTGGAGACGCTGCGCGTGGACGGGAACCCGCTGGCCTGCGACTGTCGCCTGCTCTGGATCGTGCAGCGCCGCAAGACCCTCAACTTCGACGGCCGCCTGCCGGCCTGCGCCACCCCAGCCGAGGTCCGCGGCGACGCGCTGCGCAACCTGCCGGACTCGGTGCTCTTCGAGTACTTCGTGTGCCGCAAGCCCAAGATCCGCGAGCGGCGGCTGCAGCATGTCACGGCGGCCGCGGGCGACGACGTGCGCTTCCAGTGCCGCGCCGAGGGCGAGCCGGCGCCCACCGTGGCCTGGGTGACGCCGCGCCACCGCGCGGTGACCGCCGCCAGCGCCGGCCGGGCGCGCGTGCTGCCGGGCGGCACGCTGCAGATCCGGGACGCGCGGCCAGGGGACAGCGGCACCTACACGTGCGTGGCCAGCAACGCGGGCGGCAACGACACCTACTTCGCCACGCTGAGCGTGCAGCCCGAGCCGGCCGCCAACCGGACCCCGGGCGAGGGCCGCAACGACACGCAGGCGGCCGCGCGCTTCCCTCTGGACCTCACCACCATCCTGGTGTCTACCGCCATGGGCTGCATCACCTTCCTGGGCGTCGTCCTCTTCTGCTTCCTGCTTCTCTTCGTGTGGAGCCGCGGCCGCGGGCAGCACAAGAACAACTTCTCGGTGGAGTACTCTTTCCCCAAGGTGGACGGGCCCGCCGCGGCTACCGGCCAGGGAGGCGCCCGCAAGTTCAACATGAAGATGATCTAA
- the LSM7 gene encoding U6 snRNA-associated Sm-like protein LSm7 isoform X1 has translation MRAGQGTKGAAAAPAHNEAAGQDGGQREEKEGEHLGPVQVHRQDDPSEVPGRPRSGILKGFDPLLNLVLDGTIEYMRDPDDQYKLTEDTRQLGLVVCRGTSVVLICPQDGMEAIPNPFIQQQDA, from the exons ATGCGCGCGGGGCAAGGTACAAAGGGCGCGGCGGCGGCTCCTGCGCACAACGAAGCGGCCGGGCAAGATGGCG gacaaagagaagaaaaagaaggagagcatCTTGGACCTGTCCAAGTACATCGACAAGACGATCCGAGTGAAGTTCCAGGGAGGCCGAGAAG TGGAATCCTGAAAGGGTTTGACCCGCTGCTCAACCTCGTGCTGGATGGTACCATCGAGTACATGAGAG ACCCTGATGACCAGTACAAGCTCACGGAGGACACCCGGCAGCTGGGCCTGGTGGTGTGCAGGGGCACCTCCGTGGTGCTCATCTGCCCGCAGGACGGCATGGAGGCCATCCCCAACCCCTTCATCCAGCAGCAAGATGCCTAG
- the LSM7 gene encoding U6 snRNA-associated Sm-like protein LSm7 isoform X3: MRAGQGTKGAAAAPAHNEAAGQDGALFPLQDKEKKKKESILDLSKYIDKTIRVKFQGGREASGILKGFDPLLNLVLDGTIEYMRDPDDQYKLTEDTRQLGLVVCRGTSVVLICPQDGMEAIPNPFIQQQDA, translated from the exons ATGCGCGCGGGGCAAGGTACAAAGGGCGCGGCGGCGGCTCCTGCGCACAACGAAGCGGCCGGGCAAGATGGCG CTCTGTTTCCCCTGcaggacaaagagaagaaaaagaaggagagcatCTTGGACCTGTCCAAGTACATCGACAAGACGATCCGAGTGAAGTTCCAGGGAGGCCGAGAAG CCAGTGGAATCCTGAAAGGGTTTGACCCGCTGCTCAACCTCGTGCTGGATGGTACCATCGAGTACATGAGAG ACCCTGATGACCAGTACAAGCTCACGGAGGACACCCGGCAGCTGGGCCTGGTGGTGTGCAGGGGCACCTCCGTGGTGCTCATCTGCCCGCAGGACGGCATGGAGGCCATCCCCAACCCCTTCATCCAGCAGCAAGATGCCTAG
- the LSM7 gene encoding U6 snRNA-associated Sm-like protein LSm7 isoform X2, with protein MADKEKKKKESILDLSKYIDKTIRVKFQGGREASGILKGFDPLLNLVLDGTIEYMRDPDDQYKLTEDTRQLGLVVCRGTSVVLICPQDGMEAIPNPFIQQQDA; from the exons ATGGCG gacaaagagaagaaaaagaaggagagcatCTTGGACCTGTCCAAGTACATCGACAAGACGATCCGAGTGAAGTTCCAGGGAGGCCGAGAAG CCAGTGGAATCCTGAAAGGGTTTGACCCGCTGCTCAACCTCGTGCTGGATGGTACCATCGAGTACATGAGAG ACCCTGATGACCAGTACAAGCTCACGGAGGACACCCGGCAGCTGGGCCTGGTGGTGTGCAGGGGCACCTCCGTGGTGCTCATCTGCCCGCAGGACGGCATGGAGGCCATCCCCAACCCCTTCATCCAGCAGCAAGATGCCTAG